One Huiozyma naganishii CBS 8797 chromosome 4, complete genome genomic region harbors:
- the NIC96 gene encoding linker nucleoporin NIC96 (similar to Saccharomyces cerevisiae NIC96 (YFR002W); ancestral locus Anc_8.94) has product MSGSALGSNPIAKREDEQESKGASTSKLFSDLIESSGTLPTTSSELGSIQLSINEINRRTKEMRAHTHVAANRDHTKAHYLLAGSGLAFDDVDTSLQNLQRVGQNGSSLGGARERDGKASASTTEIDSYLKLKKDENILTSIELVLSNAAKDFDTFVTSNLNLDWEQRKKVVRENFGILINQNSKGELQNHTSSVDAQPPSLKKLWNANGSLKNNTTPNNIARILSDDDNLPKFNVNEHHMVRAKFEGYGEVIHRFNNARQARAKFPLHQEFIRLLNSSGDNKNIQLLQSWRILEIADKSKMKNTNAEIINNSKHTLQSQFLELVASMYEKKMDEGLPTNINKMKSFIDSTLKNLADNTWKIANLTIVNNVPVWALIFYLLRAGLNEEALEVAVSNKSSFKKVEQSFLGYFKAYIQSKDNKLPVEFSTRLHTEYNQHIKNSLNGDPFRMAVYKIIGRCDLTRKNISAVTLYMEDWLWMHFMLIKEECVDPNDPVYERYTLEDFQSIILSHGPSKFKNSYLQILILSGLFELAVEYAYSINEIDAVHLAIELANQKLLRISTDQPSVNPSTGERFKFVSINAETNATQLNYAKVIASYTRSFKFSDPRIATEYLILIGLVETPTEIELCHEALRELVLETKEFSILLGKINRDGSRIPGVIEERQPLLHLNNEKEYLRTITEQAAHRAEEDGRIYDSLLLYQLSEEYDIVITLINGLLSDVLSNSDLSENLFWNDDTSESNPILLAERLIDIYLGNVEISQLISNKNQETCLLLLQLVKIRKLFISQQWQITLQELASLELLPLKDDASIRKRAEDFNSLNPNVIKCVPNLLVMSMTSISKEIRLLRSSVYQTTVKDQQISALKTVAKNLMVYAGMIQYKMPRETYSTLIALDVAL; this is encoded by the coding sequence ATGAGCGGCTCTGCACTGGGCAGTAACCCAATTGCGAAGAGGGAGGACGAACAGGAGTCCAAGGGGgcttcaacttcaaaactCTTCAGTGATCTGATCGAATCTTCTGGGACTCTACCCACAACGTCATCTGAATTGGGATCTATTCAACTCTCAATCAATGAGATCAACAGACGTACCAAAGAAATGAGGGCACACACCCACGTTGCTGCGAACCGTGATCACACGAAGGCGCATTACTTGTTGGCTGGTAGTGGACTGGCATTTGATGATGTCGACACTTCGTTGCAGAATCTACAACGCGTCGGACAGAATGGCAGCTCTTTGGGTGGGGCACGTGAAAGAGACGGGAAAGCCTCGGCTTCTACTACGGAGATTGATAGttatttgaaattgaagaaggacgaaAACATTTTGACCTCCATTGAGTTAGTGTTATCGAATGCTGCTAAAGATTTCGACACTTTTGTCACATCTAATTTGAACCTAGACTGGgaacagaggaagaaagttgTGAGAGAAAACTTCGGTATACTTATCAACCAGAACTCGAAGGGGGAACTTCAGAATCACACGTCCTCGGTTGATGCTCAACCGCCCTCCCTCAAAAAATTGTGGAATGCCAATGGCTCTCTCAAAAATAATACCACCCCCAACAACATTGCCCGGATTCTAAGCGATGATGATAACTTACCTAAATTTAACGTCAACGAACATCACATGGTCAGAGCGAAGTTTGAGGGATACGGAGAAGTTATTCACAGGTTCAACAACGCAAGACAGGCACGCGCCAAATTTCCATTACACCAGGAATTTATCCGTCTGTTGAATAGTTCTGGCGATAATAAAAACATTCAATTGCTTCAAAGCTGGAGGATTTTAGAAATTGCCGACAAGAGTAAAATGAAGAACACTAACGCTGAGATTATCAACAACTCGAAGCACACTTTACAGTCTCAATTTCTGGAACTCGTCGCTTCCATGtatgaaaagaaaatggatGAGGGATTACCAACTAATATCAATAAGATGAAGTCATTTATTGattcaactttgaagaacctTGCTGACAATACCTGGAAGATCGCCAACCTAACTATAGTTAACAATGTGCCAGTTTGGGCGCTTATTTTCTACCTACTGAGGGCAGGGTTGAACGAGGAAGCGTTGGAAGTCGCTGTTAGCAACAAGTCGAGCTTCAAGAAGGTCGAACAGTCCTTTTTGGGTTACTTCAAGGCTTACATCCAATCCAAAGACAATAAGTTGCCTGTGGAATTCTCGACCAGGCTGCATACAGAATACAACCAACACATTAAAAACTCGCTCAACGGAGATCCCTTTAGAATGGCTGTTTACAAAATTATTGGTAGGTGCGATTTGACAAGGAAGAATATTTCTGCTGTCACTCTATACATGGAAGACTGGCTATGGATGCACTTCATGCTTATTAAGGAGGAGTGTGTGGACCCCAATGACCCGGTTTATGAAAGATACACACTAGAGGATTTCCAAAGCATTATCTTGTCCCATGGACCctccaaattcaaaaactctTATCTACAAATTTTGATTCTGAGTGGGTTATTTGAGTTGGCAGTTGAATACGCATATTCAATCAATGAAATAGACGCTGTACACTTGGCCATCGAGCTGGCAAACCAGAAACTACTGAGAATAAGTACCGACCAACCAAGCGTAAATCCATCCACGGGCGAACGATTTAAATTCGTGAGTATCAACGCTGAAACGAACGCTACGCAGCTCAATTATGCGAAGGTCATTGCGTCTTACACAAGATCGTTCAAGTTTTCCGATCCAAGGATTGCTACCgaatatttgattttgatcGGATTAGTGGAGACTCCAACAGAGATTGAATTATGCCACGAAGCTTTGAGAGAGCTAGTCTTGGAAACCAAAGAGTTCAGTATACTGTTGGGTAAAATTAACAGAGACGGGTCGAGAATCCCCGGGGTCATTGAAGAGAGACAACCGTTACTCCATCTGAATAACGAGAAGGAGTATCTTAGAACGATTACTGAACAAGCTGCTCACAGGGCTGAAGAGGATGGCAGAATATATGATAGCTTGCTGCTGTATCAACTATCAGAGGAGTACGACATTGTTATCACGCTGATCAACGGGCTATTGAGTGACGTTTTGAGCAACTCTGATCTGTCTGAGAACTTATTCTGGAACGACGACACAAGCGAGTCGAATCCAATCTTGCTAGCTGAGAGGTTGATCGACATTTATTTGGGCAACGTCGAAATCTCACAACTGATTTCCAACAAGAACCAAGAGACGTGTTTGCTGCTTTTGCAGCTTGTGAAGATCAGGAAACTGTTTATCTCGCAGCAATGGCAGATCACATTACAGGAGCTTGCCTCTTTAGAGCTGTTGCCACTCAAAGACGATGCCTCTATCAGAAAGAGGGCTGAAGatttcaactctttgaacccCAATGTGATAAAATGCGTGCCCAACTTGCTTGTGATGAGCATGACCAGTATTTCTAAAGAGATTCGGTTGCTGCGCAGCAGTGTTTATCAGACAACAGTGAAG